The DNA segment TCGAGATTTACGTCGAGCGGATTCGCCGCGAGTACAAGGTCGAGGTGGAAGTCGGCGCGCCGAAAGTCAGTTACCGCGAGGCGCCGACCGCCAAGGCCACCTTCAACTTCAAGCACAAGAAACAGACGGGCGGCTCCGGTCAGTTTGCCCATATCGTCGGCTATCTCGAGCCGCTTCCCGACGATTCCGAGGAGGAGATCTTCGAGTTCGAGAACGACGTGGTGCAGGGCCGGATTCCGAAGGAATACATCCCGTCGGTGGAAAAGGGATTCCGCAACTCGCTCGAAAAGGGGCCGATCGCCGGCTATCCGATCGTGGGCGTGAAGGCCGTGCTGGAAGACGGCTCGTACCACGAGGTGGATAGCTCCGACATGGCGTTCCAGATTTGCGGCCGGAATTGCTTCCGCGAGACGTTTATGCAAGCGAAGCCGGTGCTGCTCGAGCCGATCATGAAGGTGGAGATCGAAGTGCCCGCGACTTTCCAAGGCGCCGTGGCCGGCGAACTCACCAGCCGCCGCGGGATGATCGTGGCCACCGAGATGCAGGGGAACACGGCCGTGATCGAAGGAGAAGTGCCGCTGGCCGAAACATTCGGCTATTCAACCGACCTGCGCAGCATGACGCAGGGCCAGGGCACCTTCACGATGGAATTCGCCAAGTACCGCCGCGTGCCGGTCTCGATCCAGCACGAGATCATCGCCGAGAAGAAGAAGCAGTTGGTCGGGGCGAAATAAGTGCGGAGTGTAGTCATCACGCTCCGCCGTGATGACTTTCTTCTCGCGGCGACGGTAGGCTGCGTCAAGTCCGCGCTCATGCACCGGTGCCCGCGAGAATGCGGGGTGCCATGCCCACGGCTCGGCGTGGGCATGGATTGCGTTCGCGCATGGCCACTCAGGGCAGTGGCCATGGCACCCGTCGAATCAGATTTGGACGTCCGTCAATAGTTGCTCGTGCTAAGCGTTTCCCCGTCGTCCGGGAGGAGTAGCTTATCCCACACACCGAGATTTTTCGCGGTCGGGGGGTTGGCCTGGGTGCCCAATTGGATGAAGTCGCTGATAAACCGGACGCTGCCGTCGGCCATGCAGACATTCACGCCGCCGACGTGCAGACTGCGAGAAGTCATCTGCCAGTTTCCCTTGGGGCCGACGCAGCCCATGCCCGCTCTGGCCATCAATATTTCACCCTGAGACCCGGCGCCGCTGCTGCCGAAAAGCGCCTGTTCGACATCATTGCAGGTCATATCGTCATCCCCCTCGAGACTGCTGCTGTTAGGCCCGTTGTCGTCGCCGTAATAGCCGTCGGCCCAGAGCGCGCTCGGGCCGCCGCTCATAGCCCAGATGCCTCTAATGTCGAGAGCGTCCAGGCCGGATCGCATCTCGCCCAAGAGAATGGTCTTGCTAGTCCCATCGTGAATGTCCTTTATTCCGAGCGAGACGTTTGCCCCCATGATCCCGCGTACATATCGATTGCCCCAGCACTGGGGGGTCGCCGCGTCATAGGGACCATCCCCCTGGTGGGCCGTGACACTCAACTTTCCCAAAGAGGCATTTGCCGCGTAGTTGGCGCGGGCCCAATTCGCCCCCATGTTGTTCGCCGAGCCACTTTTCGTGCCGTCGAAAGGAACGGAATTGAACGGATCCGAAGGACAGATCATGGCCGGTACGCGGGTGCCGCGCATCAGGGCGTTGCTGATGTCCGGAATCGGCTTGGACTGATTCCAATTCGTGTACAAGTCTTTTCCCTCGATCTGCGGCAAAATCTTGATCACCCAATTCTCGAACAGATTTGGGTTGTTCACCATCTCGACTGCCGCCGTGATCTGGAGTTGGCCGTTCACCCTCCAGTAGGAACTCGCCGGGAATTTCTTGAACGCCGAGTGGAAGTTTTGCAGCGCCAAGCCAATCTGCCTGATATTGCTGGTGCATTGCGCTCGGCGGGCAGCTTCGCGGGCGGCTTGCACCGCCGGCAACAACAGCGCGATAAGAATGCCAATGATGGCGATTACCACCAACAACTCAACGAGAGTAAACGCGAACCGCCGAGCGACGGCCGCTTTCCGCGTGGAATAGATTTTCATACCAGAGCGTTCCATTTTGATGTCGAGGAGACGCTTCCCAGTTCCAACCGAGAGCGTAACAGCTTCCCCAAAGGAAGTAAAGAAAAAAGCGGGCCCGGACTCGGCGCGCCGCCGCGAATTTCTCGGTGCGGAAGGCGACTTTTTCGATGAACCCTATCCAAAGGTATAGCCGCTCCGCAGGAGCGTGCTCACACTCTAGTGCTTGGCCCGATTCCAAGATTTCGCGTTGGCTTCAGTCGTAGCGGGAGCATCCCGCTCCCTTGAGCGGCGGCCGGAAGCCGCCCCTACGAAACGCCTCCAACCCTAAAAAGCCAAACGGTGACAAAGCGCTAGAACTTGCTGGCGTCGACCGACTGGCCGTCGTTGGACAGGTTGAGCCTGTCCCACACGCCAAGGTTGCTGCCGGGAGGTGATGCCTTCGTAGGATCAGCCCCGGCGGGCGTGATTTCGACGAAGTCGCTGATAAACCGCACACTACCATCGGCGAAACACGTATTCACTCCGCCGATGTGCAGGCTGCGAGCCAACTGTTGCGAGTTGGAGCCACCGTGGGTCCAGCATCCCATGCCCATTTGGATTAGCTGTGCCGACGTACCGACGGCCGTTTGGGTTTCGCTGCAAGACAGCGTATCGTCAGCGGCGGTCTGGGAATCCGGACCGGCTCCGTCGAGATAACCATGAGCCCAAAGGGCGCTTGGGCTGGCGCCGCTCATGGCCCAAATGCCGCGGGCGTCCTGTGGAATTATGCCCGCGCGGATTTCGCCGAGCAGGATCGTATTGCTGGCGCCGTCCTTGATGTCGTCGATTCGCAAAGAGGCGTTGGCCCCCATGATCCCTCGTAACCAGCGAATGACCCAACCGCCGCCAATGGGTTGCGTGCCGGATCCAGCGCCGTTGCTGTTGCCGTAGCCCATGTAGCCGAGCGAGGCGTTGGCCGCATAATCGCCACGCGCCCAACCATCGCCCATCGAGCTGGTATTCGACCCCTTCGAGCCGTCGAACGACTTTTGATTGAACGAATCCGAAGGACAGAGCATGACCGACAGTGCCGTGCCGCGAGCAGTGGCGTTCGCCGCGTTGGGAATCGGATTGGTCAGATCGAAACTATTGCGCAGGTTCTGCTGTTCGAGCTGCGGGAGAATGGTGATGACCCAATTCTCGAAAAGCTCTGCGTTGTTGGCCTTTGCGATGTTGGTGAGATCGAGCTTCCAGCCATTCGAGGAACTCGTTTTCCACACGGAACTCGGCGGAAAGGTGCCGAACGAGGCGTGGTAATTCAGTAGGGCCAGACCCAATTGCTTGATGTTGTTGGCGCATTGGAGCTTTCGCGCCGCCTCGCGCGCCGATTGCACAGCGGGCAGCAACAGCGACATCAAGATGCCGATGATCGTGATCACGACCAACAGTTCGACGAGCGTGAACGCCCGCCGGGCGCGCGGCGCCCCACTCCGCTGATAAAAAAGTCGCATGGAAGTTTGCCTGATCGTTCCTCGAGATCGCCCCCAGCCCGCCTCCTAGAGCGTAACAGATTCTCGACGACAAATAAAGCAAAAAACGCCCTGGGGTTCAACCTGCCGGCCAAACCCCAGGGCGGCGCGCCCCTGGCCATCGTTTTGCGTCTTGCTGGTCGGTCGAGAAACACGGGACAAGTGCCGCGGCGAAATGTCGATTTTTCGTACTTCGTCCTTCGCACTTCGTCCTTATCTCTTCCCCGGCAGGCTGGCGATCGAAAGCTGCTTGTCGTACTCCATCTGCATCTGGTAATCGAGCGTGAAGGCTTTGGCGGCGATCGCCTGGGGCGGCACCTTCACGTCCCACCGCAGCATCCCCTTCTTGCGGTCTTGCTGCTCGTAGCGGGCGTCGTCGCTGAGCGGCTGGCCCGGGGCGACGAGCGCGAGCTTCACTTCCGTCTCCTTGGCCGTGGGCAAGCGATCCATCAGCCGGACCTGAGCGGCCTCCGCGCCGAAGTTTTCAACCGACAGTTGATAGGTGAAATCCACCACTCTGTTCCCTCCCTGGATCGACTCGTTCTTCTTGGCCAGCTCGCGGTGGGAGCGGAGCGAGGAGTCGATCCCCAGGCCCACCGTGAAGGTCTCGCCGATCGAGACGGTCGGCATGTCGCCATGGCCGACGAATTGCCCATCGACGTAGGTCGAGACCGGCCCGGCCAGAAGCACCAGCTTGCTCGAGTTCATCACGTCGGCCTCTTCATAGATGGCGCTGGTTAGCACCGGGATCGCGACGCGATAGAATTCCCCTTTCATCGCGATCGAAGCGATCTGGATCAGTTGCCGATCGGAACGGCTGGGGAGCGAAGTCCGCCCGGAAAGCTGGTAGCTGACGCTGACGCCTTCGGTATCCGATTCGTGAGCCGGTTTCGTGGCGCGATCCACCTTGGCGGTGATGATCAGATCGAGCACCTGCGATTCACGGGCCGCCTCGTTCAGAGTGGCGTCGTATTCGTCGGTTTGAAACATCAACTGCTGCTGAGCGTCCCCGTTCGGATTTCCCGCTTGCGCCGCTTGCTGGGCCGGCTGCTGAGGATTGGACGCGGAATTGTTTGCGACGGCTCCGGCGTTGATGCCGCCGCCCGCAGCGCTGTTGAAGCTGCCGAATTGAAAGTTATTGCCGGCGAAGTTGCGACTCAGCTCGATCTGCCGTCGCCTTTCCTCGATCTCCTTCTTGGCCGAGAAATAGGCCGCGGAGCCTTTAGGGCCGGGGCCGGCCGCCGGCGCAGCGCTGAGCGCGATCGAGAGCGGCTCGAGCACCGGGGCCTTGGCCACCAGCGACGGCGTGGCGGTCGAGAGGGCCATCGTCACGTCGTTCCAATCCTCGCCGCTCATCTGCTCGATCGAGGCGTTGTACTCGACCATCACC comes from the Pirellulales bacterium genome and includes:
- a CDS encoding DUF1559 domain-containing protein; translation: MERSGMKIYSTRKAAVARRFAFTLVELLVVIAIIGILIALLLPAVQAAREAARRAQCTSNIRQIGLALQNFHSAFKKFPASSYWRVNGQLQITAAVEMVNNPNLFENWVIKILPQIEGKDLYTNWNQSKPIPDISNALMRGTRVPAMICPSDPFNSVPFDGTKSGSANNMGANWARANYAANASLGKLSVTAHQGDGPYDAATPQCWGNRYVRGIMGANVSLGIKDIHDGTSKTILLGEMRSGLDALDIRGIWAMSGGPSALWADGYYGDDNGPNSSSLEGDDDMTCNDVEQALFGSSGAGSQGEILMARAGMGCVGPKGNWQMTSRSLHVGGVNVCMADGSVRFISDFIQLGTQANPPTAKNLGVWDKLLLPDDGETLSTSNY
- a CDS encoding DUF4139 domain-containing protein, which gives rise to VMVEYNASIEQMSGEDWNDVTMALSTATPSLVAKAPVLEPLSIALSAAPAAGPGPKGSAAYFSAKKEIEERRRQIELSRNFAGNNFQFGSFNSAAGGGINAGAVANNSASNPQQPAQQAAQAGNPNGDAQQQLMFQTDEYDATLNEAARESQVLDLIITAKVDRATKPAHESDTEGVSVSYQLSGRTSLPSRSDRQLIQIASIAMKGEFYRVAIPVLTSAIYEEADVMNSSKLVLLAGPVSTYVDGQFVGHGDMPTVSIGETFTVGLGIDSSLRSHRELAKKNESIQGGNRVVDFTYQLSVENFGAEAAQVRLMDRLPTAKETEVKLALVAPGQPLSDDARYEQQDRKKGMLRWDVKVPPQAIAAKAFTLDYQMQMEYDKQLSIASLPGKR
- a CDS encoding EF-Tu/IF-2/RF-3 family GTPase, which gives rise to DPAKPLVAMAFKIVDDPYGQLTFMRVYQGKIEKGEMYFNQRTGQKQRFSRIVKMHADKRAEIDSAEAGDIVAVMGVDAASGDTFAGQSKYCTLENMFVPEPVIKMAISPAVRDGADRLSKALARFVREDPTFRVTTDEETGENIIAGMGELHLEIYVERIRREYKVEVEVGAPKVSYREAPTAKATFNFKHKKQTGGSGQFAHIVGYLEPLPDDSEEEIFEFENDVVQGRIPKEYIPSVEKGFRNSLEKGPIAGYPIVGVKAVLEDGSYHEVDSSDMAFQICGRNCFRETFMQAKPVLLEPIMKVEIEVPATFQGAVAGELTSRRGMIVATEMQGNTAVIEGEVPLAETFGYSTDLRSMTQGQGTFTMEFAKYRRVPVSIQHEIIAEKKKQLVGAK
- a CDS encoding DUF1559 domain-containing protein produces the protein MRLFYQRSGAPRARRAFTLVELLVVITIIGILMSLLLPAVQSAREAARKLQCANNIKQLGLALLNYHASFGTFPPSSVWKTSSSNGWKLDLTNIAKANNAELFENWVITILPQLEQQNLRNSFDLTNPIPNAANATARGTALSVMLCPSDSFNQKSFDGSKGSNTSSMGDGWARGDYAANASLGYMGYGNSNGAGSGTQPIGGGWVIRWLRGIMGANASLRIDDIKDGASNTILLGEIRAGIIPQDARGIWAMSGASPSALWAHGYLDGAGPDSQTAADDTLSCSETQTAVGTSAQLIQMGMGCWTHGGSNSQQLARSLHIGGVNTCFADGSVRFISDFVEITPAGADPTKASPPGSNLGVWDRLNLSNDGQSVDASKF